One genomic window of Candidatus Kuenenia stuttgartiensis includes the following:
- a CDS encoding DinB family protein has protein sequence MAYKFLVDTYETERIKTLTTWSTFKDDDLKRRPHPQDKRGRNAHEHMVHQCMGENVWFCNMLGIDVGALPLPSNETRLEFIKCYAKDSGKRLDALREKDNAWWEEEVSFFNVRRSRAWIVTRRIAHTAHHRGQMTMLLRIIGREIYSTYGPTADTGGLMQNKAETIYPYPSIEALIEGETAGGNNKAPLPGPGDKPCTERPETK, from the coding sequence ATGGCATATAAATTCCTTGTAGATACTTATGAAACTGAACGTATTAAAACGCTCACCACCTGGAGTACGTTTAAAGATGACGACTTAAAAAGACGCCCTCACCCGCAGGACAAAAGGGGAAGAAATGCACATGAGCATATGGTTCATCAATGCATGGGAGAGAATGTGTGGTTTTGCAATATGCTTGGAATTGATGTAGGGGCTCTTCCATTACCATCAAATGAAACACGGCTGGAATTTATTAAATGCTATGCGAAAGATTCCGGGAAACGCCTGGATGCATTGAGAGAAAAAGATAATGCATGGTGGGAGGAAGAAGTAAGCTTTTTTAATGTCAGGCGTTCACGCGCCTGGATTGTCACAAGGAGAATTGCCCATACCGCTCACCATCGTGGGCAGATGACAATGCTGCTCAGAATTATAGGCAGGGAAATTTACAGTACGTATGGCCCAACTGCAGATACAGGAGGTTTAATGCAAAACAAGGCGGAAACAATATATCCATATCCAAGTATCGAAGCCTTGATTGAAGGAGAAACGGCTGGAGGCAATAATAAAGCTCCATTACCAGGGCCAGGTGACAAACCATGTACTGAACGGCCCGAAACAAAATAA
- a CDS encoding PEGA domain-containing protein: protein MSLFLKRMSFVTGFMLLYFISLNAYLFAQQDDKQVHKAAIFVENRAGRQFDNKIAVFEDFITSRVAEKGFNVISREVVTDSLKTYSPGAAKENRLDTLLSNNTSALRLAQMMNADYLIAASISSFGTEKKKFKGYGVETVNLVTNLRASYKILEGLQGSTLVADTIMASKSERFTERSTVEDDDMMNMLLDESAYRIAESLGSKHIAPPPPKPDFVEITIACGMQDLVQLPVSVPDVLVKEDKTMVVVQNSNLEVQVLDVTVELNGVVIGAAPGVFKAPPGLNKIRLTREGFRDWERTINVYNVQRLKVALQMNEAGYARWKDNTAFLQHLKNGEKLTDANVELIKGGAQMLRQSGFKIDVKADVAKEINSIFELFW from the coding sequence ATGTCGCTTTTTTTAAAACGCATGTCTTTTGTTACAGGCTTTATGCTTTTGTATTTTATTTCCTTAAATGCATATCTTTTCGCGCAGCAAGATGATAAACAGGTGCACAAAGCGGCAATTTTTGTGGAAAACAGGGCAGGACGCCAGTTTGATAATAAGATTGCAGTATTTGAGGATTTTATTACCAGCCGTGTTGCTGAAAAGGGGTTTAACGTCATTAGCCGTGAAGTGGTAACAGACAGTTTGAAAACCTACTCCCCAGGTGCGGCAAAAGAAAACAGACTGGATACACTTCTCAGTAACAATACATCCGCACTAAGGCTGGCACAAATGATGAATGCCGACTATCTTATTGCCGCATCGATAAGTTCCTTTGGAACAGAAAAGAAAAAGTTTAAAGGATATGGCGTCGAAACAGTTAATTTAGTCACCAATCTGCGTGCCAGCTACAAAATACTGGAAGGTTTACAAGGTAGCACCCTGGTTGCGGATACAATTATGGCAAGCAAATCTGAGCGGTTTACCGAAAGGAGTACGGTTGAAGATGATGACATGATGAATATGCTGCTGGATGAGTCGGCATACAGGATTGCAGAAAGTTTGGGGAGCAAGCATATTGCCCCGCCTCCGCCAAAGCCTGATTTTGTGGAAATCACCATTGCCTGCGGCATGCAAGACCTTGTGCAACTTCCGGTAAGTGTGCCTGACGTCCTGGTAAAGGAAGACAAGACTATGGTTGTAGTGCAAAACAGCAACCTTGAAGTGCAGGTATTGGATGTAACCGTAGAACTCAACGGCGTTGTTATTGGCGCTGCACCTGGCGTTTTTAAAGCGCCACCCGGGTTAAACAAGATCCGGCTTACCCGTGAGGGATTCAGGGACTGGGAAAGAACAATTAATGTTTATAACGTACAAAGGTTGAAGGTGGCATTGCAGATGAATGAAGCTGGCTATGCAAGGTGGAAGGATAATACCGCTTTTCTTCAGCATTTGAAAAACGGCGAAAAATTAACGGATGCCAATGTTGAATTAATAAAGGGAGGTGCGCAGATGTTACGGCAAAGCGGATTCAAGATTGACGTAAAGGCAGATGTAGCCAAGGAAATAAACTCCATCTTCGAATTGTTCTGGTAG
- a CDS encoding CsgG/HfaB family protein — protein MKKPTMMKILFLGCALAFLMQTRAFAERETMGIASVRPTQAIIAGANRSGSRLSLDRVMQSMNGQLADRINATRKFQIVARNDLDDIVKEQEFAHSGNVSADDSTAAKQFKISGIKYLLVATIDDFQDYNELATFKKTGRTATKRVIRLSCIGKIYDTTTGKLLESANFQISNKDISENKTYSTRDGDLNEALLVGIARKMADKIAQRMTDVIFPPKVLSKRDNRITINRGDETDIASGQIWDIFAVGDELIDPDTNESLGREEILVGKVKIVNILPKVSTAEIIEDHGIDKGAIVRKAQ, from the coding sequence ATGAAAAAACCGACCATGATGAAAATACTTTTTTTAGGATGTGCGCTGGCGTTTTTGATGCAAACAAGGGCGTTTGCAGAAAGAGAAACAATGGGTATTGCATCCGTTAGACCGACACAAGCTATAATAGCTGGCGCTAACAGGAGTGGAAGTAGGCTTTCTTTAGACCGCGTGATGCAATCTATGAACGGGCAATTGGCAGACCGCATTAACGCAACCAGAAAATTTCAGATAGTTGCCCGTAATGATCTTGACGATATTGTTAAAGAACAGGAGTTTGCACATTCCGGAAATGTTTCCGCGGATGACAGCACCGCTGCGAAACAATTTAAGATTTCAGGGATAAAGTATTTACTCGTTGCAACAATTGATGATTTTCAGGATTATAACGAGCTTGCAACATTTAAGAAAACAGGAAGAACCGCTACGAAACGGGTTATCAGGCTTTCATGTATCGGCAAAATATATGACACCACTACCGGCAAATTGCTGGAATCTGCCAATTTTCAGATAAGCAATAAGGACATTTCTGAAAATAAAACCTATTCGACAAGGGATGGCGATCTCAATGAAGCGCTGTTAGTGGGAATTGCACGCAAAATGGCGGATAAAATTGCTCAAAGGATGACAGATGTGATTTTCCCTCCAAAAGTACTAAGTAAAAGAGATAACCGGATTACTATTAACCGGGGAGATGAAACTGATATTGCTTCAGGTCAGATATGGGACATCTTTGCAGTGGGGGATGAATTGATTGATCCCGATACAAACGAATCCCTCGGCAGGGAAGAAATCCTGGTTGGCAAGGTGAAAATTGTTAATATACTCCCGAAGGTATCGACGGCTGAGATTATAGAAGATCACGGGATTGATAAAGGGGCAATAGTGAGAAAAGCGCAGTAA
- a CDS encoding COG3014 family protein, with protein sequence MRHKRETIWHHILLSMTVSMLLCAGCASYNMQTQRINQKWKSGNFHEAAALISEQAEKKGESKDAVVWRLEQGAVLRTAGKYEESNKAFDLAEELIDKYEDKAKVKVARETLATVTNLAMLPYEGFAYDKIMMNTYKALNYLQLAEYEKARVELYRAHQRQEDAVYINSARIEKAQEEGKKQNYNINLAQINSDSKFKQQYENNFSDLERFKALELYVNPLTVYLDALYFMAQATSSSDLERSLKSFERVRSMIGENAYINQDIEMVRQRMIGQPLQATTYVIFETGQAPARDSIRIDLPLFFIMPGLPYFGAAIPKLVYNNDFISSLNISHDGLTEPAMLLSSMDAVIAQDFKNELSLIVTKTLIASAIKAGAAYGAYTGVTGGNQKNTTAGLVVMFAAFVYQAAMNQADIRTWQTLPKEFHFCRFPTPVDRKIELEQPYSGFKLPVTIDDGIMNVVWVKSISRNSPFTVAQFRLKDSPEGINLPVRRPEPVVAATDAKAFSAEQDVQKEKNTETKHEMP encoded by the coding sequence ATGAGACACAAGAGAGAAACTATATGGCATCACATTTTATTGAGTATGACGGTATCGATGTTGTTATGTGCCGGATGCGCCAGTTACAATATGCAAACACAGAGGATAAACCAAAAGTGGAAATCCGGCAATTTCCATGAGGCGGCAGCGTTAATATCAGAACAGGCAGAAAAAAAAGGTGAATCAAAGGACGCTGTTGTGTGGAGATTGGAGCAGGGGGCAGTCCTGCGAACTGCAGGGAAATACGAAGAAAGCAACAAGGCATTTGATCTGGCGGAAGAGCTTATTGATAAGTATGAGGATAAGGCAAAGGTAAAAGTTGCCCGCGAGACGTTAGCAACTGTCACTAACCTTGCAATGCTGCCTTATGAAGGTTTTGCGTATGACAAAATTATGATGAATACCTACAAAGCGCTTAATTATCTTCAACTGGCAGAGTATGAAAAGGCGCGTGTCGAACTTTACCGCGCACATCAACGACAGGAAGATGCTGTCTATATAAATTCAGCCCGAATTGAAAAAGCGCAGGAAGAAGGGAAAAAGCAAAACTACAATATTAATCTTGCCCAAATTAATAGTGACAGTAAATTTAAGCAACAATATGAAAATAATTTTTCAGACCTTGAGCGGTTTAAAGCCCTTGAGCTTTATGTCAACCCTCTTACTGTTTATCTCGATGCCCTCTATTTTATGGCGCAGGCAACAAGCAGTTCAGACCTGGAGCGATCACTGAAATCATTTGAACGGGTGCGTAGCATGATTGGAGAAAATGCATATATCAATCAGGATATTGAAATGGTGAGACAAAGAATGATCGGGCAACCACTGCAGGCTACCACCTATGTTATCTTTGAAACAGGGCAAGCGCCGGCAAGGGATAGCATTCGTATTGATTTGCCGCTTTTTTTCATAATGCCTGGCCTTCCTTACTTTGGTGCGGCGATTCCTAAACTTGTATATAATAATGATTTTATCTCCTCTCTGAACATTTCACATGACGGTCTGACAGAGCCGGCAATGTTGTTGTCAAGCATGGATGCCGTTATTGCGCAGGATTTTAAAAATGAATTATCTCTCATAGTTACTAAAACACTTATTGCTTCTGCAATAAAGGCTGGTGCAGCATATGGCGCATACACAGGCGTAACGGGCGGCAACCAAAAAAATACAACGGCAGGGCTTGTCGTGATGTTTGCGGCATTCGTATATCAGGCGGCAATGAATCAGGCTGATATAAGGACATGGCAGACCCTGCCTAAGGAATTTCATTTTTGCCGCTTTCCTACACCGGTTGACCGGAAAATTGAACTGGAACAACCGTATTCGGGTTTCAAATTACCGGTAACAATAGATGATGGTATAATGAATGTGGTATGGGTTAAATCCATAAGCAGGAATAGTCCTTTTACGGTTGCCCAATTCAGGCTAAAAGATAGTCCGGAAGGGATAAACCTGCCGGTAAGGCGCCCAGAACCGGTAGTTGCGGCTACAGATGCTAAGGCCTTTTCCGCAGAACAAGATGTTCAAAAAGAGAAAAATACAGAGACAAAACATGAAATGCCGTAA
- a CDS encoding YcfL family protein — MKNITLLLAGMFIGITFFSSCTTVNTVEREEPVGTKQVVTDKRVITDATLNKKVSIVGLNEAVTPGGFLQLQIEILNRKNSMQEFTYKIEWFDENGMRVDTPASVWVPRQIEGQETLSITATAPKQTARDFRVKFMENVRDN, encoded by the coding sequence ATGAAAAATATTACACTATTATTAGCAGGGATGTTTATTGGCATAACCTTTTTTTCTTCATGCACCACAGTTAACACCGTGGAGCGTGAAGAGCCTGTAGGAACAAAGCAGGTGGTTACTGACAAACGTGTTATTACCGATGCTACGCTTAATAAAAAGGTCAGCATCGTTGGATTGAACGAAGCCGTAACGCCGGGTGGATTTCTTCAACTGCAGATAGAAATACTTAACAGAAAAAATTCCATGCAGGAATTTACTTACAAAATAGAATGGTTCGATGAGAATGGTATGCGTGTGGATACACCTGCATCTGTATGGGTTCCAAGACAAATAGAGGGGCAAGAGACACTTTCTATTACTGCGACAGCGCCGAAACAGACTGCGCGTGATTTTCGTGTGAAATTTATGGAAAACGTCAGGGATAATTAA
- a CDS encoding penicillin-binding protein activator LpoB — translation MKLPLTVVVLPAVASLFFAGCSTHTRYVETGGPRTIVTTDINIQDFSYAAEEMINSLLASGALDTAPIQPAMLAISRITNNTTQQIDTDLLIKKIRVALNISGKALTTTTIGLGGIAEDPLAQGIQQEKEFYSDKTEPQRMPDFSLSGKIIEKRERQNDIRQVTYTFQLSLTNNAGLAVWEDEKELSKQSKKGVIGW, via the coding sequence ATGAAATTACCGTTAACCGTAGTTGTGTTGCCTGCAGTAGCATCTTTATTTTTTGCCGGTTGTTCTACCCATACAAGATATGTTGAGACCGGAGGCCCGCGTACCATCGTCACTACTGATATAAACATTCAGGACTTTTCGTATGCGGCGGAGGAAATGATTAATTCGCTTCTGGCGTCGGGTGCGTTGGATACTGCACCAATCCAGCCGGCAATGCTTGCGATAAGCCGCATTACAAACAATACTACTCAACAGATTGATACTGACCTGTTAATAAAAAAGATCAGGGTTGCGCTGAATATAAGTGGAAAGGCGCTGACAACTACTACAATCGGATTGGGTGGCATAGCCGAAGACCCTCTGGCGCAAGGCATACAACAGGAGAAAGAATTTTATAGCGACAAAACAGAGCCGCAGCGCATGCCGGATTTCTCGCTTTCAGGCAAGATCATTGAAAAACGTGAACGGCAAAATGACATAAGACAAGTAACTTATACCTTTCAACTTTCCCTCACGAATAACGCAGGCCTTGCCGTATGGGAAGATGAAAAGGAACTCTCAAAACAAAGCAAAAAAGGCGTTATTGGATGGTAG
- a CDS encoding sigma-54-dependent transcriptional regulator translates to MVDDDPALGEMCTELLKSKGYAADAVTNGADAIERISKDPEYAIVLTDFVMPEMDGIQLLSKIKQINSAIDVIVMTSYGTVSSAVEAMKHGASDYITKPFKRDELVLVIEKILQMQRLEGEVDRLRSELGEKYTFGNIIGESPKIKKIYDIISHVSGTEANILIQGETGTGKELVAKAIHYNSARNNHRFVKVDCSSLTETLLESELFGHEKGAFTGATKDRVGRFRKADHGTIFLDEIGNISLAVQAKLLRVLQDSEFEAVGSDESIKVDVRIIAATNADLEGCVEKGLFRSDLFYRLNVIRIFLPPLRERTEDIPLLAAHFLAIHNKKNRKTVEGFSRDTLNILTSYAWPGNIRELENVIERAVILCKKNRITPEDVPLYQEKMGTRPGLSGKPLQELLEQTERQIIINTLEANDADKEKTAKILKISRASLYNKLNKYKI, encoded by the coding sequence GTGGTAGATGATGACCCGGCATTGGGAGAAATGTGTACGGAACTCCTGAAAAGCAAAGGATATGCAGCGGACGCCGTTACAAATGGCGCTGATGCCATAGAAAGGATTTCAAAAGATCCGGAGTATGCCATTGTCCTCACGGATTTTGTTATGCCGGAAATGGACGGCATACAACTGCTCTCAAAAATCAAACAGATCAATTCCGCTATTGATGTGATTGTAATGACCAGTTACGGCACCGTCTCAAGCGCCGTAGAAGCAATGAAGCACGGGGCGTCTGATTACATAACAAAACCTTTTAAACGCGATGAACTTGTTCTGGTGATAGAAAAAATACTGCAAATGCAACGCCTCGAAGGAGAGGTAGACCGATTACGGTCTGAACTTGGAGAAAAATACACCTTTGGCAATATCATCGGAGAAAGCCCTAAAATTAAAAAAATATACGATATTATCTCCCATGTCTCAGGCACGGAAGCAAACATACTCATCCAGGGCGAAACGGGCACCGGAAAAGAACTGGTGGCAAAGGCAATACATTATAACAGCGCCAGAAATAACCACCGCTTCGTCAAGGTAGATTGTTCCTCTTTAACGGAAACCTTGCTGGAAAGCGAACTTTTCGGACACGAAAAAGGCGCTTTTACCGGTGCGACGAAAGACCGGGTTGGGCGTTTCAGAAAAGCAGACCATGGCACTATCTTCCTTGATGAAATAGGTAATATCTCCCTTGCCGTTCAGGCAAAGCTGCTGAGAGTCCTGCAGGATAGTGAATTTGAAGCGGTAGGTAGCGATGAATCCATAAAAGTTGATGTGCGCATCATTGCCGCTACGAATGCCGATCTTGAGGGTTGCGTTGAAAAGGGACTTTTCCGCAGCGATCTGTTTTACCGGCTTAATGTAATACGGATATTTCTACCGCCATTAAGAGAACGAACAGAAGATATCCCTCTGCTTGCCGCCCATTTTCTAGCTATACACAACAAGAAAAACCGGAAAACCGTGGAAGGGTTTTCCCGCGATACACTAAATATACTCACGTCATATGCGTGGCCCGGAAACATCCGCGAACTTGAAAATGTAATTGAACGCGCGGTAATTCTCTGCAAAAAGAACAGAATCACCCCCGAAGACGTTCCCTTATATCAGGAAAAAATGGGGACGCGCCCCGGCCTGTCCGGAAAACCGCTTCAGGAATTATTGGAACAGACCGAACGCCAGATAATCATAAATACATTAGAAGCCAATGACGCCGATAAGGAAAAAACCGCAAAAATACTAAAAATCTCCCGTGCAAGTCTCTACAATAAACTCAACAAATACAAGATATAA
- a CDS encoding ATP-binding protein: MEVSGNFLQAAIDGIRAYINIIDKEYNILFVNDAVTKKLRKTRQSIVGKKCYEQLWNKNALCENCVTPKVFEDGKPHQRINWENNAAGKNRCIEHFVFPIPNKHGQVEFAVEIFMDITEKKMLEKEREEQRLELGKRIRELRHAYEELKSLQNQLLQAEKMASIGLLASSLAHELDTPLATISGYCELLLEEVHDEKALGKIKTISDQIARCQKATRNLLIFSRKSDSEKKEYHINTLITTILALVEHRLKIHKINIRRAFDKQLPPLLVEGNQIQQVILNLVNNSVDALPNGGDLFIKTRMNNAEKSVEIVFEDNGTGIPEKYHKRIFEPFFTTKEQGKGTGLGLSICKDIISAHNGTIRLDNNTDKGTKFIISLPCK, encoded by the coding sequence TTGGAAGTATCCGGGAATTTTCTACAAGCAGCCATTGATGGTATTCGCGCATATATCAATATAATCGACAAAGAGTACAATATATTGTTTGTCAACGACGCGGTAACAAAGAAACTCCGGAAAACACGCCAATCCATTGTCGGGAAAAAATGTTATGAACAATTATGGAACAAAAATGCACTCTGTGAGAATTGCGTAACTCCAAAAGTCTTTGAAGACGGCAAACCCCACCAAAGGATAAACTGGGAGAACAACGCTGCCGGAAAAAATCGCTGCATTGAACATTTTGTATTCCCAATACCAAACAAACATGGCCAGGTTGAATTTGCGGTAGAAATCTTTATGGATATCACCGAAAAAAAAATGCTGGAAAAAGAACGGGAAGAACAGCGTTTGGAATTGGGCAAAAGAATACGCGAACTTCGTCATGCGTACGAAGAACTCAAATCTCTGCAAAACCAGCTTTTGCAGGCGGAAAAAATGGCTTCAATAGGACTCCTCGCCTCCAGCCTAGCTCATGAACTAGATACACCCCTTGCTACCATCTCCGGGTATTGTGAGTTGTTATTGGAGGAAGTTCATGATGAAAAAGCTCTCGGCAAAATCAAAACCATCTCCGACCAAATCGCCAGGTGCCAGAAGGCAACACGAAATCTATTAATTTTTTCCAGAAAGTCCGATAGTGAGAAAAAGGAATATCATATAAATACGTTAATAACTACTATCCTGGCGCTGGTGGAACATCGTTTAAAAATCCATAAAATAAACATCCGCAGGGCATTTGACAAACAGTTGCCCCCTTTATTGGTAGAAGGAAATCAAATCCAACAGGTTATTTTAAACCTTGTAAATAATTCAGTGGACGCCTTACCCAATGGCGGAGACCTGTTTATCAAAACGAGGATGAACAATGCAGAAAAATCCGTGGAAATTGTATTTGAAGATAATGGTACAGGCATCCCCGAAAAATATCATAAACGTATTTTCGAACCATTTTTCACCACAAAAGAACAGGGAAAAGGCACCGGTCTTGGTTTGTCAATTTGTAAGGACATAATTTCCGCACATAACGGCACGATACGCCTTGATAACAATACAGACAAGGGGACAAAATTTATTATCTCACTCCCCTGCAAATAG
- a CDS encoding pyruvate kinase alpha/beta domain-containing protein: MLKKNIFYFEKPGRENTEECIEIAASSVSEGYKHVVVATSVGETGVAMAKKLHGKEVNLVVVTHSAGFQEPNHQELLPENRDQIVALGGKIYTGTILTHSIETAFSQKFNGLYPAMIVAQSLRRLGEGLKVCCEIVMEACDAGLIPEREEVVAVAGTIRGADTVCIIKSAASKRFLDVKVLEILAKPRC, translated from the coding sequence ATGTTGAAAAAGAACATCTTCTATTTTGAAAAACCGGGAAGAGAAAATACAGAGGAATGCATAGAAATAGCCGCATCATCTGTCTCTGAAGGATATAAACACGTTGTTGTTGCCACTTCCGTCGGTGAGACTGGCGTTGCAATGGCAAAGAAACTGCACGGTAAAGAGGTAAACCTTGTAGTTGTAACTCATTCAGCCGGTTTTCAGGAACCCAATCATCAGGAATTGCTTCCTGAAAACCGGGATCAAATCGTAGCCCTGGGAGGCAAAATCTACACAGGCACCATCCTTACACACTCAATAGAAACCGCTTTTTCGCAAAAATTTAACGGACTTTATCCGGCGATGATCGTTGCACAATCGTTACGAAGACTGGGCGAAGGATTAAAGGTTTGCTGCGAAATTGTTATGGAGGCATGCGATGCGGGACTCATCCCCGAACGGGAAGAAGTGGTTGCGGTTGCCGGCACAATAAGGGGCGCAGATACCGTATGTATAATAAAATCTGCCGCCTCAAAGAGGTTCCTCGATGTAAAAGTACTTGAAATCCTGGCGAAGCCACGTTGTTAA
- the moeB gene encoding molybdopterin-synthase adenylyltransferase MoeB: protein MSLSFTEEQIERYSRHIILPEVGGKGQQKLLNARVFLVGAGGLGSPAAFYLAAAGVGKIGIADGDCVDYSNLQRQILHSAKDVGRSKAISAKETLEALNPDVEVIPYTERLTSGNILDIIKDYDVILDGADNFPTRYLVNDACVFLRKPLSHGSIFRFEGQVTTILPFDGPCYRCLYEEPPPPGLVPSCKEAGVLGILAGVIGTLQATEAIKLILGKGQLLKGKLLIYDSLNMEFKKVNVRKNPNCPVCSDKATIKELIDYEEFCQINT, encoded by the coding sequence ATGTCATTATCATTTACTGAAGAACAAATAGAACGATATTCCCGTCACATTATTCTCCCCGAAGTCGGAGGCAAAGGCCAGCAGAAGTTATTGAATGCCAGGGTGTTTCTGGTAGGTGCGGGCGGCCTTGGCTCTCCTGCCGCATTTTATCTTGCCGCCGCCGGCGTTGGAAAAATCGGAATTGCCGATGGTGATTGTGTTGATTATTCAAACCTGCAACGCCAGATATTACATTCTGCAAAAGACGTCGGGCGCTCCAAGGCTATTTCGGCGAAAGAGACCCTTGAGGCATTAAATCCCGATGTAGAAGTCATTCCTTATACCGAACGGTTAACTTCCGGCAATATCCTTGATATTATTAAAGATTATGACGTAATACTTGACGGCGCCGATAACTTTCCCACCAGATATCTCGTGAACGATGCCTGCGTTTTTCTCAGAAAACCGCTTTCGCACGGCTCCATTTTCCGCTTTGAAGGACAAGTAACCACCATTCTGCCATTTGACGGGCCTTGTTACCGCTGTCTTTATGAAGAGCCACCGCCTCCGGGCTTAGTGCCTTCTTGCAAAGAAGCTGGAGTATTGGGGATATTGGCAGGCGTCATTGGCACCCTCCAGGCGACAGAAGCAATCAAACTCATTCTGGGAAAAGGACAGTTATTAAAAGGCAAGCTACTAATATATGATTCCTTAAACATGGAATTCAAAAAGGTGAATGTCCGGAAAAATCCCAATTGCCCGGTATGCAGCGATAAAGCTACGATCAAGGAACTTATCGATTATGAAGAATTCTGCCAAATAAACACTTAA
- a CDS encoding DUF362 domain-containing protein: MQPAVLPDVVIGRDDAVVADNGNVKESKITNLLHTAVMQLAGSASKEHAWQRLFRPYDIVGIKLNCPFGRIMSSHVAIVDAIFHRLKFAGVKDVNIIVFERYNRELEAAGFRVRRATKGVQCFGTDELPQGGYDSEPQIAGRVGTCFNKIVSKMCTAIINVLVLKDHALAGISVAMKNFFGAMHNPNKYHTNNCNPYIAELNSHPYIVNKVRFIVCDVILAQYNGGPRLQASMDMELQRHYCRKGPCRFRQDMPYYYRSSEKKDETSLFTASSQGAKIYLHCCHARIGNR, translated from the coding sequence ATGCAACCTGCAGTTCTTCCCGATGTAGTTATCGGGCGGGATGATGCCGTTGTTGCTGACAATGGAAACGTAAAAGAATCAAAAATAACAAATCTCCTGCATACAGCAGTTATGCAGCTGGCAGGCTCTGCCTCAAAAGAGCATGCATGGCAGAGGCTTTTTCGTCCATACGATATTGTAGGCATCAAACTAAACTGTCCTTTCGGCCGTATTATGTCGTCGCATGTAGCAATAGTAGATGCCATTTTCCATAGACTCAAATTTGCCGGAGTGAAGGATGTAAACATCATTGTATTTGAACGGTATAACAGGGAACTTGAAGCGGCAGGGTTTCGGGTGAGGCGTGCAACCAAAGGCGTGCAATGTTTTGGTACTGACGAATTACCGCAGGGCGGTTACGACTCCGAACCCCAGATAGCCGGAAGAGTGGGAACATGTTTCAACAAAATAGTCTCTAAAATGTGTACCGCCATCATTAACGTTCTCGTCCTGAAAGACCATGCCCTGGCAGGCATTAGCGTTGCCATGAAGAATTTTTTTGGAGCAATGCACAATCCGAACAAATACCACACCAACAATTGCAATCCCTATATTGCAGAACTGAACAGCCATCCCTATATCGTAAACAAGGTCAGGTTTATTGTTTGTGACGTCATACTGGCGCAATACAACGGAGGCCCCCGGTTACAAGCCTCAATGGACATGGAATTACAACGGCATTATTGTAGGAAGGGACCCTGTCGCTTTCGACAGGATATGCCATACTATTATCGAAGCTCAGAGAAAAAAGATGAAACTTCCCTCTTTACAGCAAGCTCGCAGGGAGCCAAAATATATCTCCACTGCTGCCATGCCCGGATTGGGAACAGATGA